The sequence CGAACGCATCCCACCAGCCGTTCGCCATGCCCCACGAGGTCTTCACGCCGTCGAACGCACGCCCGACATTGCTCCAACCCACGGGGCCGATGACACGCTGGTTGCCGTACGCCATCTCCATACGACCGACGGTCATTCCCAACCCGTCGACCATGAAGTCATCCGCGTGCACCCACGCCTGATGAACATCGACCATGGAGTTGTCGGTGAGGGTGGATCCCTCGTTACCCCACACGCGGGAGTCCTGGAACTGCACATACGCGGTGGTGCCGCCGGCACCCTCGGCGGAAAGCGCCACGCGGGTACGCTGCCAGGTCGCCCAGGCCGCATCCGTATCGGCCACGAACGAACGGTCCGACATTTCTGTGCGAACGCGGACGCTCCCCGACACATCAACGCCATCCGCAAAGGCCGGGGCCACTCCGAGAAGAAGAAGCGCGACAACACTAAGGGCAGCGCCACTCCGGAACAGGAATCGAGACATGGATTCTGCCTCCTGAGAGGTTTCGAGGGGGTCCGCAATCGCGGCCCCTGCAAGCCGGAACGGCGGGAGGCTCCCCCCGTTCCCCATCAACGAGCCCCTTCCGCCTCGGCCCCCTTTCAGGGACTCCCGAGGGTTCCAGAGCCCACGAGCCAGTCGTCAGGCCGTCGCCCAAGGCGACCGCGCGTGCCGAACCCGGCCCGCACCACCCAACCACACATCCGGCTGCCACGAAGGAATCCCACCTTCATGGTGTCTGGCGACAAGATGAGAAGGGAAAACAGCGAAGCTGAAAAGGGAAAAGTGAAGGCTAATAAACGACTACTCACTCCGGTATTATCCAAGCCCCCCCTCCCCGGTCCTGGACTTGCCCCTGTGTCCCCGGCGGGTTTCCGGTGAGGAATCCCGATCTTGCGCGGGACCGGAATCCCTGCGAACCTGACAGCGGGTCCGAAGCGGGCCGCGTTCCGAAAGGAGGGCGAAATGGAAAACATCAAGATCAGGGGGCGGCGAAGGTGATGAGCGGGGACAGATCCGCGGGGCTTCTTGCGGGAAAGAAGGGACTCGTGGTCGGCGTGGCCAACGAGCGATCGATCGCCTGGGGGATCGCTCGGCTGGCAAGGGCGGAAGGCGCGGACCTCGCGTTCACCTATCAGGGCGAGGCGCTGGAGAAGCGGGTGCGCCCTCTGGCGGAGAGCGTGGAATCTTCGGTGGTCGTCCCGCTGGATGTCACCGATGAAGCGCAGGCCGACAGCGCGTTCGACGCGGTCGGGCGGCATTTCGGCACACTGGACTTCGTGGTGCACTGCGTCGCCTTTGCCGAAAGGTCGGACCTGGCGGGCCGGACCATCGACACATCCCGCGACGGCTTCCTGAAGGCGCTGGAGATCAGCGCGTATTCGCTGCTCCTTCTCGCGCGGAAGGCGGAGCCGCTGATGAACGACGGCGGCAGCATCCTCGCGCTGAGCTACTACGGGTCGGTGAAGACGGTGCCCAACTACAATGTGATGGGAATCGCAAAAGCGGCGCTGGAGTCTGCGGTGCGGTATGCCGCGGCGGATCTGGGGCCGAAGAACATTCGCGTGAACGCCATCTCCGCCGGTCCGATCAAGACGCTGGCGGCGTCGGGCGTATCCGGGTTCCGGGGGCTTCTGGGGCAGGCGGCGGAGCGGTCCCCTCTGGGGCGGAATGTCACCATCGACGATGTGGGCGGCGCGGGCGTGTACCTCCTCTCCCCTCTTTCCTCCGGCGTCACCGGCGAGATCCACTATGTGGACTCCGGGTTCAACACCTCCGCGCTTTGAGGGGCGACGCACCCGCCGGGCGCATCGCGGCGTGCCGGGCCTGCCCGAGGCTCGTCACGCACTGCCGGGAAGTCGCGCGGGAGAAGAAGCGCGCTTACCGGGATGAACGGTACTGGGGAAAGCCGGTGCCTTCGTTCGGCCCGATCTCCGCAAGGCTTCTCGTGGTAGGGCTCGCCCCCGGCGCACATGGCGCAAACCGGACAGGCCGCGTTTTCACCGGCGACTCCAGTGGCGACTGGCTCTTCCGCGCACTGTTCGACGCGGGCTTCGCGAACCGGACGGAGTCGATCGCACGCCGGGACGGACTGAAGATGCAGGGCGCGCGCGTGTCGTGCGCCGTCCGATGCGCGCCGCCGGGGAACCGCCCGGAGGCGGACGAGCGAAACCGGTGCCGGGCGTTCCTGGCGGAGGAACTGGCCGCGATGCGCAGGCTCCGGGTGGTCGTGGCGCTGGGAGGGATCGCGTTCGACGCGGTGCGGCGCGCCTGGCGGGAGAGCGGACGCGGAGCGTGGGAAGCCCGGCCGGCGTTCGGCCACGCGAGCGAGACGCGCGCGGACGACGGGACGCTGCTCCTGGGGTGCTACCACCCGAGCCGCCAGAACACGAACACGGGCCGCCTCACGCGGGAGATGCTGGCCGCGGTGATGGGGCGGGGGGGGGGGGGGGCTCGGGGGGGGGCACGGGGGGCTCGTAGGCCAGTTCGAATACTGTGTCGGTCACCCAGCGCTGGAAGCCATCGTTGTCCATGAACTGCTTGAAGACCTGGGCGTCGTCCTGCATGAGCGCGGTCATCACACGAAGGAGAGCACGATCGTGCTCGATGCGGGCGTTCTGC is a genomic window of Gemmatimonadota bacterium containing:
- a CDS encoding enoyl-ACP reductase; this translates as MSGDRSAGLLAGKKGLVVGVANERSIAWGIARLARAEGADLAFTYQGEALEKRVRPLAESVESSVVVPLDVTDEAQADSAFDAVGRHFGTLDFVVHCVAFAERSDLAGRTIDTSRDGFLKALEISAYSLLLLARKAEPLMNDGGSILALSYYGSVKTVPNYNVMGIAKAALESAVRYAAADLGPKNIRVNAISAGPIKTLAASGVSGFRGLLGQAAERSPLGRNVTIDDVGGAGVYLLSPLSSGVTGEIHYVDSGFNTSAL
- a CDS encoding uracil-DNA glycosylase, translated to MRGDAPAGRIAACRACPRLVTHCREVAREKKRAYRDERYWGKPVPSFGPISARLLVVGLAPGAHGANRTGRVFTGDSSGDWLFRALFDAGFANRTESIARRDGLKMQGARVSCAVRCAPPGNRPEADERNRCRAFLAEELAAMRRLRVVVALGGIAFDAVRRAWRESGRGAWEARPAFGHASETRADDGTLLLGCYHPSRQNTNTGRLTREMLAAVMGRGGGGARGGARGARRPVRILCRSPSAGSHRCP